A single region of the Liolophura sinensis isolate JHLJ2023 chromosome 9, CUHK_Ljap_v2, whole genome shotgun sequence genome encodes:
- the LOC135474913 gene encoding SUZ domain-containing protein 1-like — translation MAAEEAVFDSWEDFEDSGALDKHLDTFKVLKRETNSRIQVKEESGRTAFQPQIKILKREPGGGDASRGSGQQAPKPMKSLEQREAEYAEARQRILGAAYNKNDYAPVEGATATPAQTERPSHLIPNMEELKISDNAVVRQPKGPDGTKGFHVKR, via the exons ATGGCGGCCGAAGAAGCAGTGTTTGACAGTTGGGAGGACTTTGAAGATAGTGGG GCCTTGGACAAACATCTTGATAcctttaaagttttgaaaaggGAAACAAACAG TAGGATACAAGTCAAAGAAGAGAGCGGAAGAACAGCTTTCCAGCCACAGATAAAAATTTTGAAGCGTGAACCAGGTGGTGGAGATGCAAGTAGAGGGAG TGGACAGCAGGCTCCTAAGCCAATGAAAAGTCTGGAGCAGAGAGAGGCTGAGTATGCGGAAGCAAGGCAGAGGATATTAGGTGCGGCGTACAATAAGAATGACTACGCACCAGTAGAGGGAGCCACTGCCACACCAGCACAAACAGAAAG accAAGCCATTTGATACCAAACATGGAAGAGTTGAAGATCTCTGATAATGCAGTGGTACGCCAACCCAAAGGCCCTGATGGAACTAAAGGTTTTCATGTGAAGAGGTAg